A genomic stretch from Pomacea canaliculata isolate SZHN2017 linkage group LG2, ASM307304v1, whole genome shotgun sequence includes:
- the LOC112556453 gene encoding uncharacterized protein LOC112556453, with the protein MKLMSCIKDHWERGMITLEGRKVKDRMTTRWLLNDVLLCADLLKCHCQYQQELEFLAMAYKFADLISDDSYKVKVCTAIIQVLAAQGVGELPCKLLVHSHSEQSTKDRDKLANTLQLANFYLKAGQPQKTADLLKDKHLRKNCQSDASLRGMLSRITGECLLLPVATRGEGVGMEGGEYAIGHLMDAVRCHSTALHRLLGSNALQTLAKAEVSFQDPAIWSVLPESLESLFVLGRAYIHIGDTRRARCYLREALKLSVHQGLVKWAARCSIELGHVYILDETPVRSLSSLALSVACLNNHEENKVCLETIADILKESENLEFCRLGLDDSYEDSKSENENMEEEEVFSNEPQTAKAQNKNLSPALKVACSKGDLVQAVEAINCVLDHKWKHLKDHGVHCSSIFCKEDGSLIHILISQVLLLHSISKQLPVDDEKSRSLMDMLISMDQKQKLIHTCSVCHQLLKKCGMLTTESPTCQITACSVLTLQVSLDVFIARVEMLRDSNSPELVVQEVQPYVKMLEHLSRDFAQITISKAKLHYLMACALVCCLMGGVPKEPSFYCGIWRSKEDLKEAVSMKLKALLSRLATSGVPKDDEKECDNKSQEAKDTCSKSPVTVEIVTSASECQAEKKQGDSLPEIAKKKDKSATNTSTRARSTRRKICEKMPAQREDAETLVALSTKDKNCSTEVLCQSFSCQLNVSDICTTNLSSVTPKQTTTNLRNRLRLTKIPIPQGSSSKHENVLISSDGRTNQTIESVSENHETISKEKLFQREDNESKEVKKKNTCVRTPRTGGRKAVKPKKNVTECSNLFDCKTNVSRCDSKNGATDCGNLLNRKQTNHFSTGDWDNADVFDFTEDDECFDKPEKNKRKVLHRTAKGSTKNGISKSFPAESTVSSSPPMQTKEKGRLRNRVSRVTKPKSSQKNNKCQSPTPLDMSMELPRAVSENENNSCAASRRTRQHGRLSTRYQCDKGNKEEYFTTSLQVEIQEDKSKEILTHLQKAQALLQHFPPVKLYQSICKLLASRMLDHFPSPAATTLLLESSSVTLRHLFLTNFHRQLRLWQKEKGPDIPLDDKEVTVLQSARDDIAFPWTLNTVTEILAEIPEGWTVCQFSVVETPAPAYHDTLLLTRLSRSHAPFTVALNSFSGAMGESVMKEFQDIMQQLNEKHHKKDCDKMEWWSGRVELDLRLQDVVEVIEKEWLGPWRCLLRAQCSDSQFQKTKLRQKTYIEEHIRKMLGSDHQIDIELLLEVSMHPEDDQHLPTILSHMLRMDCSDPKVKELIDVVIQARPSVAPQHTSPIIFILDGYLHCLPWENLPVVSCQQVCRMPSLASLHVLLKHFGHKQHHHVQPDKVFYVIDPDNNLPNTRQVLRTCSDSRQTGMAS; encoded by the exons ATGAAGTTGATGTCATGCATCAAGGATCACTGGGAGAGAGGGATGATTACTTTGGAAGGAAGAAAGGTGAAGGACAGAATGACAACGCGATGGCTTCTGAATGATGTCCTTTTGTGTGCTGACCTTCTCAAGTGTCATTGCCAG TATCAACAGGAGCTGGAGTTCCTAGCTATGGCCTACAAGTTTGCTGACCTGATCTCTGATGACAGTTACAAAGTGAAAGTGTGCACAGCAATTATTCAAGTACTTGCAGCCCAGGGTGTGGGTGAATTACCCTGTAAGTTGCTTGTGCACTCACACTCTGAACAGTCTACCAAAGACAGAGACAAGCTAGCCAACACCTTGCAGCTAGCAAATTTTTACCTCAAGGCTGGCCAG CCACAAAAGACAGCAGACCTACTTAAAGACAAGCATCTTAGGAAAAACTGCCAATCTGACGCCTCTCTCAGAGGCATGCTTTCACGCATCACAGGGGAATGCTTGCTGCTGCCTGTGGCAACCAGAGGGGAGGGCGTGGGGATGGAAGGAGGAGAGTATGCTATTGGTCATCTCATGGATGCTGTCAGATGTCACAGCACAGCCCTACATCGTCTCCTTGGCAGCAACGCTTTGCAGACTCTTGCAAAGGCAGAAG TATCTTTTCAAGATCCTGCCATTTGGTCTGTCTTGCCTGAGAGCCTTGAGTCTTTGTTTGTTCTGGGACGAGCTTACATTCATATCGGAGACACTCGTCGTGCACGGTGCTATTTGCGAGAGGCACTGAAATTGTCTGTACACCAAGGTTTGGTGAAATG GGCTGCACGGTGCAGCATTGAGTTGGggcatgtttatattttggaTGAAACGCCTGTCCGGTCACTGTCCAGCCTGGCACTCTCTGTGGCATGTTTGAATAATCATGAAGAGAACAAAGTATGTCTTGAAACAATAGCAGACATTCTGAAAGAATCAGAAAACCTTGAATTTTGTCGACTTGGCCTTGATGACTCATATGAGGATAGtaaatcagaaaatgaaaacatggaGGAAGAAGAGGTCTTTAGCAATGAACCGCAGACagcaaaagcacaaaataaaaatctctcaCCTGCTTTAAAAGTGGCCTGCAGTAAAGGAGATCTTGTTCAAGCTGTTGAAGCTATAAACTGTGTACTTGACCACAAGTGGAAGCATCTGAAGGATCATGGAGTACATTGTTCAAGCATTTTCTGCAAGGAAGATGGAAGTCTTATTCATATTCTTATATCTCAGGTTCTTCTCCTTCATAGTATATCCAAACAGTTGCCAGTGGATGATGAAAAGAGTCGGAGTTTGATGGACATGTTGATATCAATggatcaaaaacaaaagttgataCATACATGCAGTGTATGTCACCAGTTGCTGAAAAAGTGTGGCATGTTGACGACAGAAAGCCCCACATGTCAGATAACTGCTTGCAGCGTCTTGACTCTTCAGGTTTCACTGGATGTTTTCATTGCCAGAGTAGAAATGCTGCGGGACAGTAACTCTCCAGAATTAGTAGTGCAAGAGGTCCAACCTTATGTGAAGATGCTGGAACATTTAAGCCGAGATTTTGCGCAAATCACCATCAGCAAGGCAAAGCTTCACTACCTCATGGCTTGTGCTCTTGTGTGCTGCCTCATGGGTGGAGTTCCTAAAGAGCCATCTTTCTATTGTGGTATTTGGAGGTCCAAAGAAGATCTCAAAGAAGCTGTTTCTATGAAACTTAAAGCATTATTATCTAGATTAGCTACCTCAGGTGTTCCTAAGgatgatgaaaaagaatgtGATAACAAATCTCAGGAAGCAAAAGATACATGTTCAAAAAGTCCAGTCACTGTTGAGATTGTCACCAGTGCATCAGAGTGTCAGGCAGAGAAAAAGCAGGGTGACAGTCTTCCAGAGattgcaaaaaagaaagataaaagcgCTACAAATACTTCAACAAGAGCTAGAAGCACACGAAGGAAGATCTGTGAAAAAATGCCTGCTCAGAGAGAGGATGCAGAGACCTTGGTCGCTTTGtccacaaaagataaaaattgctCTACAGAAGTGCTGTGTCAGTCTTTCAGTTGTCAATTGAATGTTTCAGATATATGTACCACTAACTTGTCATCAGTTACTCCTAAACAAACCACTACTAATTTGAGAAACAGATTGCGACTTACCAAAATTCCCATCCCTCAAGGAAGCTCATCAAAGCATGAAAATGTCCTGATTTCATCTGATGGTAGGACAAATCAGACAATCGAATCCGTTTCAGAAAATCATGAAACAATCtccaaagaaaaactttttcaaagGGAAGATAATGAGAGCAAAGAagtaaagaagaagaatactTGTGTACGCACACCTAGAACTGGTGGTAGGAAGGCTGTGAAACCTAAGAAAAATGTGACAGAGTGTTCTAATTTATTTGATTGTAAGACAAATGTGTCGAGATGTGACAGCAAGAATGGTGCAACAGACTGTGGTAATTTATTGaacagaaagcaaacaaatcatTTTAGCACGGGTGACTGGGACAATGCTGATGTGTTTGACTTCACAGAGGACGATGAATGCTTTGATAAgccagaaaagaacaaaagaaaagttctGCACCGTACAGCCAAAGGCTCTACAAAGAATGGAATTAGCAAATCTTTCCCAGCAGAATCCACGGTGTCAAGTTCCCCTCCcatgcaaacaaaagaaaagggaagactGAGAAACAGAGTCAGTAGAGTAACCAAGCCAAAGAGCAGCcagaaaaataacaagtgtCAGTCCCCAACTCCATTAGACATGTCCATGGAACTGCCGAGAGCCGTCAGCGAAAATGAGAACAACAGTTGTGCTGCATCTCGAAGAACTCGCCAGCATGGTAGGCTGTCTACTAGGTACCAGTGTGACAAGGGGAACAAAGAGGAATATTTCACAACCAGTCTGCAAGTTGAGATTCAAGAAG acaaaagtaaagaaatctTGACACACCTGCAGAAGGCACAAGCACTGCTTCAGCATTTCCCACCAGTAAAGCTCTACCAGTCCATATGCAAGCTTCTGGCTTCAAGAATGCTGGACCACTTTCCATCACCTGCAGCAACTACCCTGCTTTTAGAAAGCTCATCTGTAACCCTTCGTCATCTATTTTTGACCAACTTTCATCGACAGCTTCG GCTTTGGCAAAAGGAGAAAGGTCCTGACATTCCACTTGATGACAAGGAAGTAACAGTGCTTCAGTCTGCTCGTGATGACATCGCCTTTCCCTGGACCCTGAATACAGTCACTGAAATCTTAGCAGAAATACCAGAAG GCTGGACAGTCTGCCAGTTTTCAGTGGTTGAGACACCTGCTCCAGCATACCATGACACTTTGCTGCTGACTCGACTTTCCAGGAGTCATGCACCTTTCACGGTGGCTCTGAATAGTTTCTCTGGAGCAATG GGAGAGAGTGTGATGAAAGAATTTCAGGACATCATGCAGCAGCTCAATGAAAAGCACCACAAGAAAGACTGTGACAAGATGGAGTGGTGGTCAGGTCGTGTGGAACTTGATCTCAGGCTTCAA GATGTTGTTGAAGTTATCGAGAAAGAGTGGTTGGGGCCATGGCGCTGCTTGCTGCGTGCACAGTGTTCTGATTCACAATTCCAAAAAACGAAACTACGGCAAAAGACTTACATAGAAGAACATATAAGGAAGATGCTCGGCAGCGATCATCAGATAGATATAGAG CTGCTGCTAGAGGTGTCTATGCACCCGGAAGATGACCAGCATCTCCCAACTATTTTGAGTCACATGCTGCGCATGGACTGCAGCGATCCTAAAGTGAAGGAGCTGATTGATGTGGTCATACAAGCCCGACCCAGTGTGGCACCACAGCACACCTCACCCATCATTTTCATCCTGGATGGA TATCTCCACTGTCTTCCGTGGGAAAACCTGCCAGTCGTGAGCTGTCAGCAAGTGTGCAGAATGCCTTCCCTTGCGTCTCTGCATGTGTTGCTGAAGCATTTTGGTCACAAGCAGCATCACCATGTGCAGCCTGACAAGGTGTTTTATGTCATTGATCCCGACAACAATCTGCCTAATACCAGGCAGGTTTTGAGAACTTGTTCAGACA GCAGACAAACTGGAATGGCATCGTAG